The uncultured Desulfobulbus sp. genome window below encodes:
- a CDS encoding MlaD family protein, whose protein sequence is MEQPILRKRRSLSPIWILPFVALCIGGWLLYTSIRDAGVEITVHFEDATGITPGKTKVIVRGIPVGTVQKIHIDPNMQGVSLVITMDSQVRGSLVKDTAFWIVKPEVSAGKISGLDTLFGGSYIGMRKGSSTSSSTSFTGLEEEPPVDLSLPGLHIILETDTLYSLQRGSNIYTKNLQIGYVEDYLLKKNGKIQLNAFIEARFSHLVHTGTRFWNASGLSLTGDVQTGLTVNVESLASLIYGGLSCETPPPLVDTPQATNGAMFSLYKDFEEAEYGIEALLQLNSGEGIVAGKTKVMYRGLKVGVVKSVDINSDSLQIVSAQLQLDPRMEPALRENTKFWAARPQVQLSGVKNLDTLLTGPYITFEIGQGGKRTSFIEEPAPVQTAITRPGTSFTLVAAKSGGIKAGAQVLYKEISVGEVTEVSLSPGGKQVFLHLIIYAPHDLLVSKRSIFWKHSGFQLDASLSQITMELGSAQSLLAGGIAFMTPPGRTVAAIAEPPTPFTLYPSYRDAIKTIPEMELPGLRLHLLAHTAPRLNKGAPVLFNNIEIGEVLGFELAANRRDTEIHLLIKKDYEDLIQSTSRFYALSPIRVNASLTGVSLETAPFHALVSGGIGVISSGIQHAAKAHQYFPFYSSLQEAQDADSLRLQLHFPDGEGISESTVIRHQGIKVGRLCKLRLEPESGAVEAEACVDPSMATLFRRNSRLRLVRAQINITGIKHSDTLLSGAYIDLKRGMGAKVTEFTVRPLSQDRERPQTGLNIVLETDSLGSLKKGSPVYYRQVQVGEVIGYQLSPSAQKVWLDVNIQAPYNRIIHTHTRFWDASGIKVSGGVLSGMTVRTESVESLLAGGIGLATPEKETMGPPAYPDQHFPLAQTVDESWLDWQPQMELNP, encoded by the coding sequence ATGGAACAACCCATTCTTCGTAAACGTCGCAGCCTCTCCCCCATCTGGATTTTACCCTTTGTTGCTCTTTGCATAGGTGGTTGGCTCCTCTACACCTCAATCCGTGATGCCGGGGTTGAAATCACTGTTCACTTCGAAGATGCCACAGGCATCACTCCGGGCAAAACCAAGGTGATTGTTCGTGGCATCCCTGTAGGCACTGTACAGAAGATCCACATCGACCCCAACATGCAGGGGGTAAGCCTGGTTATCACCATGGACAGTCAGGTCCGAGGCTCCCTGGTCAAGGACACGGCGTTCTGGATCGTTAAACCTGAAGTCTCAGCCGGTAAGATCAGCGGGCTTGACACCCTGTTTGGGGGCTCATATATCGGTATGCGAAAAGGGAGCTCAACGAGCTCGTCCACCTCATTTACAGGTCTCGAAGAGGAGCCCCCTGTTGATCTCAGTCTCCCTGGGCTACACATCATCCTCGAAACAGACACCCTTTATTCGCTGCAGCGTGGTTCAAACATTTACACCAAAAACTTGCAGATAGGTTACGTGGAGGATTACCTCCTTAAAAAAAATGGAAAGATCCAACTCAACGCCTTTATCGAAGCTCGTTTTTCCCACCTGGTTCATACCGGTACTCGCTTCTGGAACGCCAGTGGACTCAGCCTGACCGGAGACGTGCAAACCGGGCTTACCGTCAATGTGGAATCACTGGCTTCACTCATCTACGGCGGACTGAGCTGCGAAACGCCTCCGCCCCTGGTCGACACACCCCAGGCCACCAATGGCGCAATGTTTTCACTCTACAAAGATTTTGAAGAGGCAGAATACGGCATTGAGGCCTTACTCCAACTCAATAGTGGCGAAGGTATCGTAGCCGGCAAAACCAAAGTGATGTACCGCGGTCTCAAAGTCGGCGTAGTCAAGAGCGTTGATATCAACAGCGATTCCCTTCAAATTGTCTCGGCCCAGCTCCAGCTTGATCCACGCATGGAGCCTGCGCTCCGGGAAAACACCAAATTTTGGGCTGCCCGGCCTCAGGTCCAGCTTAGCGGCGTCAAGAACCTCGACACCCTGCTCACCGGTCCGTACATTACCTTTGAAATTGGGCAGGGGGGCAAGAGGACGAGCTTCATCGAAGAACCTGCGCCTGTCCAGACGGCTATCACTCGCCCTGGCACCAGCTTTACCCTGGTGGCAGCCAAAAGTGGTGGCATCAAAGCAGGAGCTCAGGTTTTATATAAAGAAATCAGCGTGGGTGAGGTCACAGAGGTCTCGCTCTCTCCAGGGGGCAAGCAGGTCTTTTTACACCTGATCATATATGCGCCCCACGATCTCCTAGTCAGCAAACGAAGTATCTTCTGGAAGCACAGCGGCTTCCAACTCGATGCAAGTCTCAGCCAGATTACAATGGAGTTGGGTTCGGCCCAGTCTCTGCTGGCAGGGGGCATCGCCTTTATGACACCACCGGGCAGAACGGTTGCAGCCATCGCTGAGCCCCCCACCCCCTTTACACTTTACCCCTCCTATAGGGATGCAATTAAAACCATTCCTGAAATGGAATTGCCCGGCCTTCGCCTGCATCTGCTCGCTCACACCGCGCCACGCCTCAACAAAGGCGCTCCAGTGCTTTTCAACAACATTGAAATAGGGGAAGTGCTTGGTTTTGAGTTGGCAGCTAACCGACGGGATACCGAGATTCATCTTTTGATCAAAAAAGACTATGAGGATTTAATACAGTCCACGTCGCGTTTTTATGCCCTTTCCCCCATCAGGGTCAACGCATCCCTCACTGGGGTCTCTCTGGAGACTGCGCCTTTCCATGCGCTTGTAAGCGGTGGTATCGGTGTAATTTCATCTGGCATACAACATGCTGCCAAAGCTCATCAATATTTTCCGTTCTACAGCTCCCTCCAAGAAGCCCAGGACGCTGATAGCCTCCGACTGCAGCTCCATTTTCCAGATGGCGAAGGAATCAGCGAAAGTACGGTAATTCGCCATCAAGGGATCAAGGTTGGTCGATTGTGTAAACTTCGTCTGGAGCCTGAAAGTGGCGCGGTGGAGGCCGAGGCCTGCGTGGATCCTTCCATGGCAACTCTTTTTCGGCGCAATTCACGTCTACGGCTGGTCCGGGCTCAAATCAACATCACCGGCATCAAGCACTCTGACACTCTGCTCAGTGGTGCCTATATTGATCTCAAACGGGGAATGGGTGCAAAGGTGACTGAATTCACGGTGCGCCCTCTCTCTCAGGACAGGGAACGCCCTCAAACCGGTCTGAATATTGTTTTGGAAACCGACAGCCTGGGCTCTCTGAAAAAAGGCAGCCCTGTGTATTACCGCCAGGTGCAAGTGGGTGAGGTCATCGGCTACCAACTTTCCCCCTCTGCCCAGAAAGTGTGGCTTGATGTGAACATTCAAGCACCCTATAATCGGATCATTCATACCCATACCCGTTTCTGGGATGCCAGCGGCATTAAGGTGAGTGGGGGAGTGCTTAGCGGCATGACCGTACGTACCGAATCGGTTGAATCACTTTTGGCAGGCGGTATTGGCCTGGCAACCCCGGAGAAGGAGACCATGGGGCCTCCGGCCTACCCCGATCAGCATTTCCCCCTCGCTCAAACCGTGGACGAATCCTGGCTTGACTGGCAGCCCCAGATGGAACTGAATCCCTGA
- a CDS encoding MFS transporter, whose product MSICQMPNIRRFILFRVLFNARFYYPVFTILFLDYGLSLEQFALLNTVWAVTIFLAEVPSGALADLLGRKQLLVITSALMVLEMALIALVPLGYPRWIFIAFLANRIISGLAEAMASGADEALAYDTLAGLGLAKQWPRVLEVQMKAQNLGYIFAMTLGAAVYDPGLVSRVWGWFGGGEVSQQVTMRFPLFFTLIFACLALLITLQLEEPDNGRAHEATIGFWALARQTLHAGQWIVQTPLALAVILFGMTFDHTLRMIVTLTSQYYRLIGLPEASFGLLGSLVAVIGLFVPQLARWMSERFSPGENAVILAVAMIGSLFVLDLFLPYLGILPMVFIFVGLMLTSFFTSHYLNELATSRQRATVLSFKGMAFNAAYGFIGVVFAALVQHFRAEEASVHAGEVEGVLEDVAFQASMGCLPWYLIIGLVIVSCLCLPRLHRAKSRQTE is encoded by the coding sequence ATGAGCATTTGCCAAATGCCCAATATCCGCCGGTTCATTTTGTTTCGTGTTTTGTTTAACGCCAGGTTTTACTACCCGGTTTTTACCATTCTTTTTCTTGATTACGGATTGAGCCTGGAACAATTTGCCCTGCTCAATACTGTCTGGGCAGTGACTATTTTTCTGGCAGAGGTGCCCTCGGGAGCGCTTGCGGATCTTTTAGGTCGTAAACAGCTGTTGGTGATCACATCCGCCCTTATGGTTCTGGAAATGGCCCTGATTGCCCTGGTACCCCTGGGCTATCCACGATGGATATTTATAGCCTTTCTGGCCAACCGTATTATCAGTGGCCTGGCTGAGGCCATGGCCAGTGGCGCCGATGAGGCACTTGCCTATGATACTCTGGCAGGGCTGGGGCTTGCGAAACAATGGCCACGGGTGCTCGAGGTGCAGATGAAGGCGCAGAACCTAGGGTATATATTTGCAATGACCCTTGGGGCTGCGGTGTACGACCCCGGTTTGGTGAGTCGTGTTTGGGGCTGGTTTGGAGGGGGGGAGGTGAGCCAGCAGGTGACCATGCGCTTTCCTCTTTTTTTTACGCTAATTTTTGCCTGTTTAGCCCTGCTCATCACATTGCAGCTGGAAGAGCCTGACAATGGTCGTGCACATGAAGCAACCATAGGCTTTTGGGCGCTGGCGCGTCAAACGCTGCATGCGGGGCAGTGGATCGTCCAGACGCCTCTGGCGTTGGCAGTTATTCTGTTTGGGATGACCTTCGACCATACACTGCGAATGATCGTGACACTTACCAGTCAGTACTATCGCTTGATTGGTTTGCCAGAGGCCAGTTTTGGTCTTTTGGGTTCGCTGGTCGCCGTGATTGGTCTCTTTGTGCCCCAGCTTGCCCGCTGGATGAGCGAGCGCTTTTCACCGGGGGAAAATGCCGTTATTCTGGCTGTCGCCATGATTGGCTCTCTTTTTGTGCTTGACCTTTTTCTTCCCTATCTGGGGATTCTCCCCATGGTTTTTATCTTTGTAGGGTTGATGCTAACCAGCTTTTTTACAAGTCATTATCTTAACGAGCTGGCAACTTCCCGTCAGCGGGCAACGGTGCTGAGCTTTAAAGGGATGGCTTTTAATGCGGCATATGGGTTTATCGGAGTGGTTTTTGCCGCTTTAGTGCAGCATTTTCGTGCGGAAGAGGCAAGTGTTCATGCAGGTGAGGTTGAAGGGGTGTTGGAAGATGTGGCCTTTCAGGCAAGTATGGGGTGTCTGCCATGGTACCTTATCATTGGCCTGGTGATTGTAAGTTGCCTCTGTCTGCCGAGGCTCCATCGAGCAAAATCCAGGCAGACAGAGTGA
- a CDS encoding EAL domain-containing protein, translating into MTIRTRIFSSYTLFLLIPLLAAVGFGGYLNAKQARQALEQQARIAVDSVIQSTLSAANASLAQTLRTSTTTSLRIITSLYEKSRSGALSLDEAQWLAKESLNAQQHGAVSQLLLLDNQGKILVHPDTTRLQSHLNSELHLRLRGAKNNALIHTFAEGQAPSVYCTSLFSPWQWSIIAFCPTKTLEHTVPFDELSRTLAHLSAGSLSAQPFIVTPQGQLPLTLPLTPKSTSSAQQLSALGRQIAKQQKGTLHWNPGDPLGERILFLSPITELNLIAGVAIPSSQFDMPMSRFIQQGSLTLLPLGLLALAISYLLAQRMSHPLQHLADLLERPEQELFNKGNQHHGSEECGRILNSCRQMLSALNNQQLMLAQEQESNESIQRQLQQEVSIRQEAEHKLENENTTRKSAEKYLLLFKNIFDNAIEGIYITDPQGRILTTNNSFSLITGYPASEIIGQHPSLLASTPQVEHSFKAMWEKLPQTGSWSGEIWNRKKNGSTCPQWLSVSVIRNERQEITHYFAFFHDITELKRKEKQISILAYSDALTKLPNRAALEHRLTKAIARAGREQRALAVFFIDLDNFKNINDSMGHDKGDQVLIEVAERLSGTIRSEDTLSRLGGDEFILLSESIDNEAAVFNLASRILASLKKPVKLHPNTIYVNASIGIALYPEDGRSSQELIKNADMAMYKAKSEGKNKFVMFTQEMNEKLLNRIRIENAIRSGLKQHEFTVFYQPKINLISEQPTSFEALVRWRKNSTIVTPDQFIPVAEESGLIDEMSLYVLDEVCIFLTKIKEHNLLRLPISVNMSPRTFNQKNIVETIDTILGAHRINHRLIEFEITETTAMKDVQHSLETMHRFRERGIRFSIDDFGTGYSSLSYLSEMPVSTLKIDKRFINAADTNSRSIVSTITAMSKQMELNVVAEGVETSDQITWLRQIGCNEVQGYYFSRPMPENDTLHYMTIFQKTDQEKLLGSPSPAF; encoded by the coding sequence ATGACCATACGAACCAGAATTTTCAGCAGCTATACCCTGTTTCTCCTGATTCCGCTATTGGCAGCAGTCGGATTTGGTGGCTATCTCAACGCCAAACAAGCTCGCCAAGCGCTGGAACAACAGGCTCGTATTGCCGTCGACTCCGTTATCCAGTCTACCTTAAGCGCTGCCAACGCTTCACTTGCCCAAACCCTCAGAACCAGTACCACAACCAGTCTGCGAATTATCACATCGCTTTACGAGAAAAGTCGTTCAGGAGCCCTTTCTTTGGATGAAGCGCAGTGGCTGGCCAAAGAGAGTTTGAATGCTCAGCAACATGGTGCTGTCAGCCAACTTCTCTTACTTGATAACCAGGGAAAGATCCTGGTTCATCCCGATACGACACGCCTGCAAAGCCACTTGAACAGTGAGCTGCACCTTCGTTTGCGCGGAGCCAAAAACAATGCGCTCATCCATACATTTGCTGAAGGACAGGCCCCCTCAGTCTACTGCACTTCATTATTTTCTCCATGGCAATGGTCGATTATTGCCTTTTGCCCGACCAAGACCCTGGAGCACACAGTCCCCTTTGACGAACTCTCACGCACCCTTGCCCACCTCAGTGCCGGTTCACTTTCCGCACAACCTTTTATAGTAACTCCCCAAGGGCAGCTGCCCCTCACCCTTCCCTTAACACCTAAAAGCACATCCTCAGCTCAACAACTTAGCGCCCTTGGCAGGCAGATCGCAAAGCAGCAAAAGGGCACTCTGCACTGGAACCCAGGGGATCCTCTGGGCGAACGCATCCTTTTTTTGAGCCCAATCACCGAGCTCAATCTCATTGCCGGGGTGGCCATTCCCAGCTCACAGTTTGACATGCCAATGAGTCGGTTTATTCAGCAGGGCAGCCTGACTCTTCTTCCTTTGGGCTTACTGGCGTTGGCGATCAGTTACCTGCTGGCACAACGTATGAGCCACCCCCTACAACATCTGGCAGACCTTTTAGAACGACCGGAACAGGAACTGTTTAATAAAGGGAACCAGCATCATGGCTCAGAGGAATGTGGTCGCATTCTCAATTCCTGCAGACAGATGCTCAGCGCACTGAACAATCAGCAGCTCATGCTTGCCCAAGAACAGGAATCCAATGAATCTATTCAGCGTCAACTGCAACAGGAAGTCAGCATTCGCCAGGAAGCAGAACACAAGCTGGAAAACGAAAATACAACACGTAAAAGTGCGGAAAAATACCTCCTGCTTTTCAAGAACATCTTTGACAACGCCATTGAAGGTATCTATATCACCGACCCCCAAGGGCGCATTCTCACAACTAACAATTCATTTTCCCTGATTACGGGCTATCCGGCATCGGAAATTATTGGCCAACACCCCTCGCTTCTTGCTTCAACCCCACAAGTGGAACATTCTTTTAAAGCTATGTGGGAAAAACTTCCGCAAACCGGGTCCTGGTCCGGAGAGATCTGGAATCGGAAGAAAAATGGTTCGACCTGTCCCCAATGGCTTTCAGTCAGTGTTATTCGCAATGAGCGCCAAGAAATCACCCATTACTTTGCCTTTTTTCACGACATCACAGAACTCAAACGTAAGGAAAAGCAAATTTCTATCCTCGCCTACAGCGACGCGCTAACCAAGCTCCCCAACCGAGCTGCTCTGGAGCACCGCTTAACCAAAGCCATTGCCCGTGCCGGACGCGAACAACGAGCCCTGGCCGTCTTTTTCATCGATCTGGATAACTTCAAAAACATCAATGACTCCATGGGACATGACAAGGGGGATCAGGTCTTAATCGAGGTCGCGGAACGACTTTCGGGAACGATACGCAGCGAAGATACCCTTTCGCGTCTAGGCGGCGACGAGTTCATTTTGCTCAGTGAAAGCATCGATAACGAGGCCGCTGTTTTCAACCTGGCGAGTCGCATCCTGGCCTCACTGAAAAAGCCAGTCAAACTGCATCCTAACACTATCTACGTCAATGCGAGTATCGGCATTGCCCTCTATCCTGAGGATGGTCGCAGCTCACAGGAACTGATCAAAAATGCAGACATGGCCATGTATAAGGCAAAAAGCGAAGGGAAAAATAAATTTGTCATGTTCACCCAGGAGATGAACGAAAAACTGCTGAACCGTATCCGCATCGAGAACGCGATACGAAGCGGCCTCAAGCAACACGAGTTCACGGTGTTTTACCAGCCTAAAATTAACCTCATCAGCGAGCAACCCACATCTTTTGAAGCACTGGTGCGCTGGCGTAAAAACAGTACCATCGTCACCCCGGATCAGTTTATTCCCGTGGCGGAGGAATCTGGGCTTATCGACGAGATGAGTTTGTATGTTCTCGATGAAGTGTGTATATTTCTCACCAAAATCAAAGAACATAACCTGCTCCGCCTACCGATAAGTGTCAACATGTCCCCACGTACTTTTAACCAAAAAAATATTGTTGAAACCATTGATACGATCCTTGGAGCTCATCGCATTAACCATCGGCTGATTGAATTTGAGATCACGGAAACCACCGCCATGAAAGATGTGCAGCACTCTTTGGAAACCATGCACCGATTCCGCGAACGGGGCATTCGTTTTTCCATTGATGATTTTGGAACCGGTTACTCCTCCCTGAGTTACCTCAGTGAGATGCCGGTCTCAACGCTGAAAATTGACAAGCGCTTCATAAATGCCGCTGACACCAACAGCCGAAGCATCGTTTCCACTATCACCGCCATGTCCAAACAGATGGAGCTCAATGTGGTGGCCGAAGGAGTCGAAACCAGCGACCAGATCACCTGGCTACGTCAAATCGGTTGTAACGAGGTTCAGGGATATTATTTTTCTCGCCCCATGCCAGAGAATGACACCCTGCACTATATGACGATTTTTCAGAAAACGGATCAGGAGAAGCTCCTCGGCTCACCCTCGCCAGCTTTTTGA
- a CDS encoding paraquat-inducible protein A, giving the protein MVCPSCSKILSLPKLQQGQRALCPRCARQLRRHTNHSLQKGLALSITGLVFFLPANLLPLLTFSILGIHSQSSILQSCLHMFSNSQLVVGSVVALTTIVFPLLLLVSLLLVTFGLLQGSKNPYLTPLFRIYHHLSEWAMLDVFLVGVLITIIKMSHMASVSLNGGFFCLVGLVVTTVAAQNAIDPQRFWKLMETKTSARISVPLSSIPEDYLLCSSCYKLLPAAYQQTSSHRGCPRCGHTLHPRKQNSIARTWALLLTAVILTLPANLLPIMEVDTFGIPERSTILDGIIYFFQDGSYGIGLVIFIASILVPLFKIIGLAIILLSIHFRWRSWLRHKAIMFRFIEFIGRWSMLDIFVITLLCSLAQFGFLSSISAAPASLYFTGVVLSTMLAALSFDPRLLWDAAQAAESK; this is encoded by the coding sequence ATGGTCTGCCCAAGTTGCAGCAAAATCCTCTCTCTGCCCAAATTACAACAGGGGCAGAGAGCCCTGTGCCCTCGCTGTGCCCGCCAACTCCGCCGCCATACAAACCACTCACTTCAAAAAGGGTTGGCTTTAAGCATCACCGGCCTGGTCTTCTTTCTCCCAGCTAACTTGCTTCCTCTACTCACTTTTTCCATCCTGGGGATCCACAGTCAAAGTTCGATTTTGCAGTCTTGTCTGCATATGTTTTCCAACTCTCAACTCGTAGTGGGCTCTGTCGTTGCCTTAACTACCATCGTCTTTCCACTACTGCTGCTTGTCTCACTGCTCCTGGTAACCTTTGGGTTACTCCAGGGAAGTAAAAATCCATACCTCACGCCACTGTTTCGCATCTATCATCACTTAAGTGAATGGGCCATGCTCGATGTCTTTTTGGTGGGCGTGCTCATTACCATTATCAAGATGTCACATATGGCATCGGTGTCTTTAAACGGTGGTTTTTTCTGTCTCGTTGGGCTGGTTGTCACCACTGTTGCAGCACAAAATGCTATTGATCCCCAACGTTTTTGGAAGCTGATGGAAACCAAGACCTCTGCTCGCATCAGCGTCCCCCTTTCCTCTATCCCTGAGGATTACCTGCTCTGCTCGTCTTGTTATAAACTCTTGCCCGCAGCGTATCAGCAAACCAGTAGCCATAGAGGGTGTCCCCGTTGTGGCCACACCTTACACCCACGCAAACAAAACAGTATTGCCCGTACATGGGCCCTCCTCCTTACGGCGGTTATTCTTACTCTGCCAGCTAATCTGCTGCCCATTATGGAGGTCGATACCTTTGGTATCCCCGAGCGTTCCACCATTTTGGACGGAATCATCTATTTTTTCCAGGATGGGTCGTATGGCATTGGACTTGTGATTTTTATCGCTTCAATACTGGTCCCACTTTTTAAAATCATAGGCCTTGCCATTATCCTGCTCTCCATCCATTTTCGCTGGCGTAGCTGGTTACGACACAAGGCCATTATGTTTCGCTTTATCGAGTTCATCGGACGATGGTCCATGCTTGATATATTCGTCATCACCCTGCTCTGCTCGCTGGCACAGTTTGGTTTTCTTTCCTCTATCTCCGCAGCCCCCGCCTCTCTGTATTTCACCGGCGTGGTTCTCTCCACTATGCTTGCAGCCTTGAGCTTTGACCCACGTCTTCTTTGGGATGCAGCTCAGGCTGCCGAATCGAAATAA
- a CDS encoding HAD hydrolase-like protein, which produces MHAPLTNLLFDLDGTLTDPKVGITRSIQHALEALGEEPPHADSLEWCIGPPLVHSFAELLQTNDTERIQEALHLYRERFSATGLYENAVYEGIPAMLEQLQQRGFQLFLATAKPRIFAERILQHFKLDHYFSLCFGAELDGRFTDKPSLIAHILEQTGVVPEETMMIGDRRYDLEGGQAHCLRTAAVTYGYGTRDELESVGADFFFDSPGEISSRLVTCFNSE; this is translated from the coding sequence ATGCATGCACCATTAACCAACCTGCTCTTCGACCTTGATGGTACCCTCACAGATCCCAAGGTCGGCATTACCCGCTCGATCCAGCACGCACTGGAGGCGTTGGGAGAAGAACCGCCCCATGCAGACAGCCTGGAATGGTGCATTGGCCCTCCCCTTGTCCACTCCTTTGCAGAACTTCTGCAAACAAACGACACTGAGCGTATTCAAGAGGCCCTGCACCTCTACCGAGAACGATTCAGCGCCACGGGGTTGTATGAAAATGCAGTCTATGAGGGGATTCCTGCTATGCTTGAGCAGTTACAACAACGGGGATTTCAACTCTTTCTGGCCACAGCCAAGCCGCGCATATTTGCCGAGCGTATTTTGCAGCACTTTAAGCTGGATCACTATTTCAGCCTCTGCTTTGGCGCTGAACTGGACGGACGCTTCACCGACAAGCCTTCACTGATTGCCCATATCCTTGAGCAAACAGGCGTAGTCCCCGAGGAAACCATGATGATTGGCGATCGCAGGTATGATCTTGAGGGAGGACAGGCGCACTGCTTGCGTACGGCTGCGGTGACCTACGGCTACGGCACCAGGGATGAGCTGGAAAGTGTTGGCGCTGATTTTTTCTTTGACTCTCCCGGGGAGATCAGCAGTAGGCTCGTCACTTGTTTTAACAGTGAATAA
- a CDS encoding metalloregulator ArsR/SmtB family transcription factor, translating to MTKQSGELNYFLKYLTTLPPALMNKDEINTIATLLKAIAHPIRLEILCCLRKGEHSVTELQQAIQTTDGNLSQHLSVLRNQGVICSRKEANFIYNKISDERIVALMNNLQQIYCPTI from the coding sequence TTGACAAAACAGTCCGGAGAACTTAACTATTTCCTTAAATACTTAACCACTCTCCCCCCTGCTTTAATGAACAAAGACGAAATTAACACTATTGCCACCCTACTTAAAGCCATCGCCCATCCAATACGGCTGGAGATTCTCTGTTGCCTGCGAAAAGGGGAACATTCCGTGACCGAGTTGCAGCAGGCCATACAAACCACCGATGGCAACCTTTCCCAACATTTGAGTGTACTTCGCAATCAGGGGGTAATCTGCTCTCGCAAAGAGGCAAACTTTATCTATAACAAAATAAGTGACGAGCGCATTGTCGCTTTGATGAACAACCTACAGCAAATCTATTGCCCAACCATCTAA
- a CDS encoding O-acetylhomoserine aminocarboxypropyltransferase/cysteine synthase family protein gives MGKQQRTFGFSTRQLHAGQTADPTTGSRALPLYQTTSYQFASSEQAANLFALKEFGNIYTRIMNPTSDVLEQRVASLEGGIAGLAASSGHGAQTLAFLTLCQAGDHIVSSNSLYGGTYNQLRYTLPRLGIEVSFADPTDPDSFARAIRPNTKLIYGETLGNPGLIVFPFAEVSALAKAENIPLMIDNTVATPFLCRPLDLGANILTHSTTKFLNGHGTSLGGIIIDGGNFDWSSGRFANLTEPDPSYHGLVYSSLGAPAFILKARVQMQRDLGVSASPFNSWLTVQGIETLSLRMQRHVDNAQAVAEFLSEHKQVAWVSYPGLKTHPSYEQVKQYLEHGAGAILTFGIKGGREAGQRFIDNLQLFSHVANIGDAKSLAIHPASTTHSQLSEEELKEAGVTTDMIRLSIGLEDAEDLFWDLDQAMTV, from the coding sequence ATGGGCAAACAACAGCGTACCTTTGGATTTTCTACCCGCCAACTCCATGCCGGACAGACGGCGGACCCCACCACAGGCAGCAGAGCGCTTCCCCTCTACCAGACGACCTCCTATCAATTTGCAAGTAGCGAACAGGCGGCCAACCTCTTTGCCCTCAAGGAGTTTGGGAACATCTATACCCGTATCATGAACCCGACAAGCGACGTGCTTGAACAACGGGTTGCCTCGCTTGAAGGGGGAATTGCCGGACTTGCCGCCAGCAGTGGTCATGGTGCCCAAACCCTAGCCTTTCTTACGCTCTGCCAGGCGGGCGACCACATTGTTTCCAGCAACAGTCTTTATGGTGGTACCTATAACCAGTTGCGCTATACCCTGCCCCGCTTAGGGATTGAAGTCAGCTTTGCCGACCCCACCGATCCAGACTCCTTTGCCCGTGCCATTCGCCCCAACACCAAACTGATCTATGGAGAGACCCTGGGGAATCCAGGATTGATCGTCTTTCCCTTTGCAGAAGTGAGTGCGCTTGCCAAAGCGGAAAACATTCCCCTGATGATCGACAACACCGTGGCCACGCCCTTTCTCTGCAGGCCTCTGGACTTAGGGGCCAACATCCTCACCCACAGTACCACCAAGTTTCTCAATGGCCATGGCACCAGCCTGGGAGGCATCATCATCGATGGCGGCAACTTTGACTGGAGCTCCGGCCGCTTTGCCAATTTAACCGAGCCCGACCCGTCTTACCACGGACTAGTCTACAGCAGTCTGGGAGCGCCTGCCTTTATTCTTAAGGCCCGGGTCCAGATGCAGCGTGATCTTGGTGTCTCCGCCTCACCCTTTAACAGCTGGCTCACCGTCCAGGGCATCGAAACCCTGAGCCTGCGCATGCAGCGGCATGTGGACAACGCCCAGGCTGTGGCAGAATTTTTAAGTGAACATAAGCAGGTCGCCTGGGTCAGCTACCCCGGCCTGAAAACGCACCCCAGCTACGAGCAGGTCAAACAATATCTGGAGCATGGGGCTGGCGCCATCCTCACCTTTGGCATTAAGGGGGGGCGTGAGGCTGGACAGCGCTTTATCGACAACCTCCAGCTCTTCAGCCATGTGGCCAATATCGGCGATGCCAAAAGCCTGGCCATTCATCCGGCCAGCACCACCCACTCACAGCTCTCTGAGGAAGAACTGAAAGAGGCGGGGGTGACCACGGATATGATTCGACTCAGTATCGGGCTGGAAGATGCGGAGGATCTGTTCTGGGATCTGGATCAGGCGATGACTGTGTAA
- a CDS encoding DUF2892 domain-containing protein, producing MIITDWIHVLAGSFILLSLALGVDSSPLFISKYWLFFTAFVGANLFQFGVSKFCPLALILKKLGVPESR from the coding sequence ATGATCATTACCGATTGGATCCATGTTCTCGCTGGCTCATTTATCCTGCTCAGCCTAGCACTGGGGGTTGACAGCTCTCCCCTTTTTATAAGCAAGTACTGGCTTTTTTTCACCGCTTTTGTTGGGGCAAATCTGTTTCAATTTGGGGTCAGTAAATTCTGCCCACTTGCTCTGATCCTCAAGAAATTAGGTGTTCCGGAAAGTCGTTAA